The Pseudorasbora parva isolate DD20220531a chromosome 21, ASM2467924v1, whole genome shotgun sequence sequence tatggcccagggaaggcactctcgcatggtagcgtggccgagcggtctaaggcgctggattaaggctccagtctcttcgggggcgtgggttcgaatcccaccgctgccaaggaacacttttggaaggctcttgtggctgctatgcctgagcatgacgactggagaagtgacactgcatgctcccagtctcttccaaaaccagccacttttgctttcctgagccttactcgacaggcttcagggcctcacaatgaaggtccgcacccaacattttctcctattctagaaaaatgggtaGAAAAaggcagggaaggcactctcgcatggtagcgtggcagagcggtctaaggcgctggattaaggctccagtctcttcgggggcgtgggttcgaatcccaccgctgccaaggaacacttttggaaggctcttgtggctgctatgcctgagcatgacgactggagaagtgacactgcatgctcccagtctcttccagaaccagccacttttgctttcctgagccttacttgacaggcttcagggcctcacaatgaaggtccgcacctaacattttctcctattctagaaaaatgggcagaaaaaggcccccgaaagaaacagcaatggggtagtgtggccgaggggtctaaggcgctggatttaggcttcagtctcttcgggggcgtgggtttgaatcccaccactgccagcattgattttaaagagggcaatacaccttaagtgtgctgcaaaactgtgtagcaggaaatctgcaccctgttgaatcagggacaaccaaaaattacaattgtagtaatttcagtttaaaaatgagttggaatctaataataacatagtctttaatcatagaagcttccgatttgactcaagattttttggaaaattgacaactacctcacgattttgagtttaacttcagcacagctagctgccattttggagtaaggcccaatggctttgattagatgattcaggtgtgtttgattagagatggaattgcaatctgcagatagggaggcctccaggagtgtaactgcgtacccctgcatttatgaggtcttttaatttgtggaggagctcctccaaggcacatggaatgtcaactgactgacgtgtggccaagtgcgacattaaattaaaataagaaggcgaaaatggcccaaggaatgcactctcgcatggtagcgtggccgagcggtctaaggcgctggattaaggctccagtctcttcgggggcgtgggttcgaatcccaccgctgccaaggaacactttaggaaggctcttgtggctgctatgcctgagcatgacgactggagaagtgacactgcatgctcccagtctcttccaaaaccagccacttttgctttcctgagccttactcgacaggcttcagggcctcacaatgaaggtcagcacccaacattttctcctattctagaaaaatgggcagaaaaaggcccccgaaagaaacagcagtggggtagtgtggccgaggggtctaaggcgctggatttaggctccagtctcttcgggggcgtgggttcgaatcccaccgctgccaaggaacacttttggaaggctcttgtggctgctatgcctgagcatgacgactggagaagtgacactgcatgctcccagtctcttccaaaaccagccacttttgctttcctgagccttactcgacaggcttcagggcctcacaatgaaggtccgcaaccaacattttctcctattctagaaaaatgggcagaaaaaggcccccgaaagaaacagcagtggggtagtgtggccgaggggtctaaggcgctggatttaggctccagtctcttcgggggcgtgggttcgaatcccaccactgccagcattggtTTTAAAGAGaacaatacaccttaagtgtgctgcaaaactgtgtagcaggaaatctgcaccctgtttaatcagggacaaccaaaaattacaattgtagtaatttcagtttaaaaatgagttggaatctaataataacatagtctttaatcatagaagcagccgatttgactcaagattttttggaaaattgacaactacctgacgattttgagtttaacttcagcacagctagctcccattttggagtaaggcccaatggctttgattagatgattcaggtgtgtttgattagagatggaattgcaatctgcagatagggaggcctccaggagtgtaactgcgtacccctgcatttatgaggtcttttaatctgtggaggagctcatccaaggcacatggaatgtcaactgactgacttgtggccaagtgcgacattaaattaaaataagaaggtgaaaatggcccagggaaggcactctcgcatggtagcgtggccgaggggtctaaggcgctggatttaggctccagtctcttcgggggcgtgggttcgaatcccaccactgccagcattgattttaaagagggcaatacaccttaagtgtgctgcaaaactgtgtagcaggaaatctgcaccctgttgaatcagggacaaccaaaaattacaattgtagtaatttcagtttaaaaatgagttggaatctaataataacatggtctttaatcatagaagctgccgatttgactcaagattttttggaaaattgacaactacctcacgattttgagtttaacttcagcacagctagctgccattttggagtaaggcccaatggctttgattagatgattcaggtgtgtttgattagagatggaattgcaatctgcagatagggaggcctccaggagtgtaactgcgtacccctgcatttatgaggtcttttaatctgtggaggagctcctccaaggcacatggaatgtcaactgactgacttgtggccaagtgcgacattaaattaaaataagaaggcgaaaatggcccagggaaggtactctcgcatggtagcgtggccgagcggtctaaggcgctggattaaggctccagtctcttcgggggcgtgggttcgaatcccaccgctgccaaggaacacttttggaaggctcttgtggctgctatgcctgagcatgacgactggagaagtgacactgcatgctcccagtctcttccaaaaccagccacttttgcttttctgagccttactcgacaggcttcagggcctcacaatgaaggtcagcacccaacattttctcctattctagaaaaatgggcagaaaaaggcccccgaaagaaacagcagtggggtagtgtggccgaggggtctaaggcgctggatttaggctccaagctcttcgggggcgtgggttcgaatcccaccgctgccaagcaacacttttggaaggctcttgtggctgctatgcctgagcatgacgactggagaagtgacactgcatgctcccagtctcttccaaaaccagccacttttgctttcctgagccttactcgacaggcttcagggcctcacaatgaaggtccgcacccaacattttctcctattctagaaaaatgggcagaaaaaggcccccgaaagaaacagcagtggggtagtgtggccgaggggtctaaggcgctggatttaggctccagtctcttcgggggcgtgggttcgaatcccaccactgccagcattgattttaaagagggcaatacaccttaagtgtgctgcaaaactgtgtagcaggaaatctgcaccctgttgaatcagggacaaccaaaaattacaattgtagtaatttcaatttaaaaatgagttggaatctaataataacatagtctttaatcatagaagcagccgatttgactcaagattttttggaaaattgacaactacctcacgattttgagtttaacttcagcatagctagctgccattttggagtaaggcccaatggctttgattagatgattcaggtgtgtttgattagcgatggaattgcaatctgcagatttggaggcctccaggagtgtaactgtgtacccctgcatttatgaggtcttttaatctgtggaggagctcctccaaggcacatggaatgtcaactgactgacttgtggccaagtgcgacattaaattaaaataagaaggcgaatatggcccagggaaggcactctcgcatggtagcgtggccgagcggtctaaggcgctggattaaggctccagtctcttcaggggcgtgggttcgaatcccaccgctgccaaggaacacttttggaaggctcttgtggctgctatgcctgagtatgacgactggagaagtgacactgcatgctcccagtctcttccaaaaccagccacttttgctttcctgagccttactcgacaggcttcagggcctcacaatgaaggtccgcacccaacattttctcctattctagaaaaatgggtaGAAAAaggcagggaaggcactctcgcatggtagcgtggcagagcggtctaaggcgctggattaaggctccagtctcttcgggggcgtgggttcgaatcccaccgctgccaaggaacacttttggaaggctcttgtggctgctatgcctgagcatgacgactggagaagtgacactgcatgctcccagtctcttccaaaaccagccacttttgctttcctgagccttacttgacaggcttcagggcctcacaatgaaggtccgcacctaacattttctcctattctagaaaaatgggcagaaaaaggcccccgaaagaaacagcagtggggtagtgtggccgaggggtctcaggcgctggatttaggcttcagtctcttcgggggcgtgggtttgaatcccaccactgccagcattgattttaaagagggcaatacaccttaagtgtgctgcaaaactgtgtagcaggaaatctgcaccctgttgaatcagggacaaccaaaaattacaattgtagtaatttcagtttaaaaatgagttggaatctaataataacatagtctttaatcatagaagcagccgatttgactcaagattttttggaaaaatgacaactacctcacgattttgagtttaacttcagcacagctagctgccattttggagtaaggcccaatggctttgattagatgattcaggtgtgtttgattagagatggaattgcaatctgcagatagggaggcctccaggagtgtaactgcgtacccctgcatttatgaggtcttttaatttgtggaggagctcctccaaggcacatggaatgtcaactgactgacgtGTGgacaagtgcgacattaaattaaaataagaaggcgaaaatggcccaaggaatgcactctcgcatggtagcgtggccgagcggtctaaggcgctgcgctCAAGCTGGGGAACAATAGTCCAACAAAGGCGGGGAAGAAGGGAAGAAAAGGGGGAAGGAAGAAAGGGAGAAGGGGAAGAAGAGAgggaaaaaatgaagaaaagaaaGGGTGAAATGTGACGTTCAGAGATTTTTCTTCCTAAGCATATGTCTTGTGATGCCTTTTCCGGTTACTTCGTGTGGGAAAATCACGCATTTACATTACACTGTTTTCTATTGCAGGTGCTCAccaagaccggggttcgattccagCAAAAGACAgctttttgtaatatttatatttgaattaaataaacacatttttggaTGCATACTGTTCCAGTGttaataaaatacacatatgtaattagtttgttgtgtttttgatattctttcatgaaaaataaaattaccaatgttgttattatttactAGTTGTTATATATTTGATCTAATCAAGCATTTGTTTTAGGTTACATTCACACAAGACTTTTGCAAATCTGTATTTGAAAGATGCAACCCATTTGCTGAAAAATGTTTGTCACATTAATaagaaaatgtacaaattatttttttattgttgcagtgttatatgaaagtaaaaaggtcaacaaaacaaatttttgtaatatttatatttaaatgaaataatatattttttaatgtatactCTTCCAGTTCTAATAAAATACACATAAatagtttgttgtgttttttgatgttctttaaagaaaaatacaattatCAATGGAAcggtgttattattatattattataaacaaagATGCGACCCATTACTGAATAACCAATATGCTGAAAAAGGTCTATCACAAGATCAAGAAATGTACAAATGATCTTTTAATATACAAATGTTTTATTGCTGCAGTGTTATATGAAagtaaaaaagtcaaaatgcaaTCACTTTgccaatttgtttttattttgcaattatGCAAACAGAACAGTAatgaatgttaaataaaataaaatgttaaacaaattttcaaacataaaaggtcaataaaatgttaaataacaactttaaaatattaattgtacAATtgtaaaaatcaataaataggttttcaaaaacaagaaagaaaatgttaaataaagtttaaaaatatttcacgctatatacaataatatatatatatatatatatacatattaaaaaaaagataaattatTTAGAAATGGTTCGCCGCATTTCCTCTAACCACACCTCCTTGCAAACTGTCTCAGTCTGTGGGCAATACACCCTGCCCCTGTACTGGCTATGTCCCGTTGCACTGGTTTTGTATTGCCCACATTTTTTGCACGTGTTTGCCTCTACAGTTCTCCTGTAGGGTCTCTTAGGCATGGTTTCTGGTGTAGCAGGCTGTGAGCTGGTTCCCCGCACCACTGTAGGCTGTAACAGTGGCTGGATCATTGGCATTCCTTGTACCATTTGAACACCTTGGACCATTGGGATTCCCTGGACCATTTGGACTCCCTGGTACATTGGCACCTGAAACACTGGCACACCGTGGAACCCTGGTGCTGCTGGTATCATAATATTTGGTACCATCTGCAGTGATGATCCAGGGGCTGATGGTGTCACCAACATCTGGCTCTGCGCTGGTGCCTTGGGTCTGAGAGGGGGTCGCCCAACAGAAGTCTGCCTCTGCTTTGCCTGACCTGCTGTGCTCTCTGGCAGCTTAAACTGGTGCTGTTCCCCTGGTTGTTCTGGCTCAGTCCGTAAGCGTTTAGCAACCTGGAGAGGCTCCTGAGCAACATGGAGGGGCTGAGGCAACTGAATACcctgaagcagcacagacagttCCTGCTTTTTCTGTCTGTTGTTGTACCACTGAATCAGGGTGTTCTGGTTAACCTCCACCAGCTGGATTGACGTCCCTCCCATCACCAAGCCGTTGCCCAGTACAAGCTGCCTTATCCTGCGATAGTCTTGCAGGATCAGAGACCATCTCGACAGGGCTCCTTTGCCTTTTCTTTTGGGGCTTGGGTGAGCATTGCAAAGTCTGATGAAGATGGTCTCCACCAGACGGCAACAGTCAGGCCACTGAGCAGCTATGCCACTTGCACCCAGCACACATCTGATGGTGCTCTCTACCCCTGGGTTCTGAGTGGGCCTCTTTGGGACTCTGAAGCGTCCACTCAGCAGTCTCTTTTGGTAACGAGCTGCTTTCACCACCCCTTTCTTGTCCTGGTCATCCAGGTTCTGCCAAAGAGCAATTATTGTGTTGGCTTCCTGGTTGGTCAGGCTGAGGGTTGTGTGACCCCGGAGTTCCACCAGATATTCTGCCAGCCTGTCCACATGCTGATAACCCGGGACATTTTGGTAGTCAACAGcctattaaaaatacaaacacacaaacaaagaaaTTACTACATGACATCTATTTGATGCAAAATtctgttattttcctgtttatcacAAAAAAGCTCTTTTGACCCAATATGTATAGATCAAAGCACTATAGAAATAAATCTGACTTGATGCATATTTCCTGCTTACTTATGACTTTAGGCTTTACGTTTACATTTAGAATATGTAGAAAGTCTGGATTTAAAGCAATGGATGTTAATTCATCACTGTTTGAAATATTATACTTGATTTGAAAGAAATACAAAGGAGTGGTATTTACCATctctccatcatcatcatcatcatcatcgtcgtcGTCGTCATCATCCTGACCAGCATCCTCTGGCTCTGAGGGGAAAGGAGAGACAGCAGTCCCTGAAGGTCCAGCTGATGAATGAGACTGTGTGAGGCCATGTGTGGGGTCAGGGAGCAGTGAAGGGGATGTGGAGCCCAGTGCAGATATGTCACTGCTGGTGACCAGGGTGGGAGAACCCAGTGTGAGTGTGGAGGATGGTGACAGAACAGCTTCCGGATCAGTAATGGTGTGATCCTCGCTGATGTCACAGAAGCCCTCATCTTCATCTCGCTCCTCCACACTGAGGTCCTCAATGAGCTCTGCGGTCTGCTCAGAGTCTGGATTCATGTCCTGCAG is a genomic window containing:
- the LOC137056533 gene encoding uncharacterized protein, whose amino-acid sequence is MRDFPTRSELIGVQYLFQQTGQSLQDMNPDSEQTAELIEDLSVEERDEDEGFCDISEDHTITDPEAVLSPSSTLTLGSPTLVTSSDISALGSTSPSLLPDPTHGLTQSHSSAGPSGTAVSPFPSEPEDAGQDDDDDDDDDDDDDGEMAVDYQNVPGYQHVDRLAEYLVELRGHTTLSLTNQEANTIIALWQNLDDQDKKGVVKAARYQKRLLSGRFRVPKRPTQNPGVESTIRCVLGASGIAAQWPDCCRLVETIFIRLCNAHPSPKRKGKGALSRWSLILQDYRRIRQLVLGNGLVMGGTSIQLVEVNQNTLIQWYNNRQKKQELSVLLQGIQLPQPLHVAQEPLQVAKRLRTEPEQPGEQHQFKLPESTAGQAKQRQTSVGRPPLRPKAPAQSQMLVTPSAPGSSLQMVPNIMIPAAPGFHGVPVFQVPMYQGVQMVQGIPMVQGVQMVQGMPMIQPLLQPTVVRGTSSQPATPETMPKRPYRRTVEANTCKKCGQYKTSATGHSQYRGRVYCPQTETVCKEVWLEEMRRTISK